In one Thermodesulfobacteriota bacterium genomic region, the following are encoded:
- a CDS encoding HAD family hydrolase: MKEYKVFIFDLFDTLIDFNRSRLPEFSINGEKHNSTFTPVFKVFEKYYQGYDRDKFHDSFVASYEKFQQLKSIDNKEFYNGERFEILMSSLGIELNSDVGPVIDEMVKAHMKGLSTTMEFPEENRDALDFIFEKNNRLAIISNFDYAPAAYMLLNKFDIRKYFEIVVISVEIGWRKPRPEIFLKALELLNSAPGDALYVGDNYYADVVGAKSVGMDVIWINRRDEKIYDQKYHPNHTVSKFTDIIGVISKAYI; this comes from the coding sequence ATGAAGGAGTATAAAGTATTCATCTTTGACCTTTTTGATACCCTGATTGATTTTAATCGATCTCGTCTGCCGGAGTTTTCTATAAACGGTGAGAAACATAATTCAACCTTCACCCCTGTCTTTAAGGTATTTGAAAAATATTATCAAGGTTACGATAGGGATAAATTTCATGATTCATTCGTGGCAAGCTATGAAAAATTCCAACAACTAAAATCGATTGACAATAAGGAATTTTACAATGGGGAAAGGTTCGAGATTTTGATGAGCAGTTTAGGAATTGAATTAAATTCTGATGTCGGCCCGGTAATAGATGAGATGGTTAAGGCGCATATGAAGGGTCTTTCTACCACAATGGAGTTTCCGGAAGAGAATAGAGATGCATTAGATTTTATTTTCGAAAAGAATAATAGGTTGGCTATTATTTCTAATTTTGACTACGCTCCAGCAGCTTACATGCTCCTTAACAAGTTTGATATACGAAAGTACTTCGAAATAGTCGTAATATCGGTAGAAATAGGCTGGAGAAAGCCAAGGCCCGAGATATTTTTGAAGGCTCTCGAGCTCCTCAATTCAGCCCCCGGCGACGCCTTATATGTCGGTGATAATTACTATGCGGACGTTGTAGGGGCAAAATCGGTTGGCATGGATGTTATTTGGATTAATAGAAGAGATGAAAAAATTTATGATCAAAAATACCATCCTAATCACACAGTCTCTAAGTTTACGGATATAATTGGTGTAATATCAAAGGCTTACATATAA
- a CDS encoding CbiX/SirB N-terminal domain-containing protein, which produces MKRALIIVDHGSVVDQANDMLVQVTQMLREDNECNFEIVRYSHMELAEPTISQTFDACVADGAEEIIVHPYFLFPGKHSTQDIPNMVKEAAKKHPQVSYRVTDPLGLDDKILKVVLERAKSNAFK; this is translated from the coding sequence ATGAAAAGGGCTTTGATAATTGTGGATCATGGCAGTGTTGTGGATCAAGCAAATGATATGCTTGTGCAGGTCACGCAAATGTTGAGAGAGGATAACGAGTGCAACTTCGAAATAGTGCGCTACTCGCACATGGAGCTAGCCGAGCCGACAATATCTCAGACATTCGACGCATGCGTAGCCGATGGCGCGGAGGAAATTATAGTACACCCCTATTTTCTCTTCCCGGGCAAACATTCAACACAGGATATACCAAATATGGTGAAAGAAGCCGCAAAGAAGCATCCGCAAGTTTCATACAGAGTCACCGACCCTCTTGGGTTAGATGATAAAATTCTTAAGGTTGTTCTTGAGAGGGCAAAAAGTAACGCTTTTAAGTAA
- a CDS encoding HAD family phosphatase, which produces MLKAIVFDFDGIIVDAEPVHLKAFQGVLGQNGIFLSEEEYYERYLALDDRTLFSNILRDRKMNFDDFTIEGFMQKKSESYEKLIREDTKIFPGVIDFVTSVHKKYLLGIGSGALKHEIEFILDYAGIKDKFSVIVSAEDVQKCKPDPEVFVKALLKINKKLPHGSEPIYPSECLVIEDSSAGIRAARVAGMRTLAITNSYTSCKLSEANLIADSLLEVEIEDLEELFKI; this is translated from the coding sequence ATGTTAAAGGCAATAGTCTTCGACTTTGATGGAATTATTGTGGATGCTGAACCTGTTCACCTGAAAGCATTTCAAGGGGTTCTGGGTCAGAATGGAATTTTTCTCTCGGAAGAGGAGTACTACGAACGATATTTAGCGTTGGATGACAGGACTCTTTTTTCAAATATTCTCAGGGATAGGAAAATGAATTTTGATGATTTTACAATTGAGGGTTTCATGCAAAAAAAATCGGAAAGTTATGAAAAATTAATAAGAGAGGACACTAAAATATTCCCTGGGGTAATTGATTTTGTAACTTCGGTACATAAAAAGTATCTTTTGGGTATTGGCTCCGGTGCATTAAAACATGAAATAGAATTTATACTAGATTATGCCGGGATAAAGGATAAATTTAGTGTTATCGTGAGTGCCGAAGATGTACAAAAATGCAAGCCCGATCCTGAGGTCTTTGTAAAGGCTCTTCTCAAAATAAATAAGAAACTTCCCCATGGCTCAGAGCCTATATACCCCTCTGAGTGCTTAGTCATAGAGGATTCGTCTGCCGGCATCAGGGCCGCAAGGGTTGCTGGGATGAGAACACTCGCAATAACTAATTCGTATACAAGCTGCAAACTTTCCGAGGCAAACCTAATCGCGGATAGTTTGCTAGAAGTAGAAATTGAGGACCTAGAAGAGCTTTTTAAGATTTGA